One window of the Pseudofrankia sp. DC12 genome contains the following:
- a CDS encoding serine/threonine-protein kinase, whose product MDELRPGDPGQLGSYAIVGSLGAGGMGRVYLGRSRAGRPVAIKVIRPDLADDPEFRERFAREVAAARMVSGAFTAPVIDADPRAERPWLATAYVPGPSLDEAIKEFGPLPTASAAALGAGIAEALAAVHAAGVVHRDLKPSNILLAADGPRVIDFGIARSVENVAMTTTGELIGTAGFTAPEQLTHARGGVAPVGTAADVFALGAVLAVVTTGQGPFGRGSTVEIHARVLHNPPAIGGVPPTLRDLVSRCLAKDPRHRPSVDEVLGTLTNGGITMPDLSQPGWLPPRLTQAIQSAPSFPGGTDAHHRALTPPSTRPPYQGWPEVSTVTPPPPAGGGTPAVTPPPARPTPRRPAILAGGSLAVAVVASAVFLSRCGNTPILPPPAPSTSPVTIPDSPSGRPPSTPPTAAPFSFDPRSAAQYSCAQTVDSVTNGNTQPVDLTFQNNRSEPVRIYVHDGFGTRRALQYPVLEPGKSTTITDATTTKVYEVTNDNLICEGVFIPSSGSTEVTIS is encoded by the coding sequence GTGGACGAACTGCGCCCCGGCGACCCCGGACAGCTCGGCTCCTACGCGATCGTGGGCAGCCTCGGAGCCGGCGGTATGGGCCGCGTCTATCTTGGCCGGTCCCGCGCCGGCCGACCGGTGGCTATCAAGGTCATCCGGCCCGATCTTGCCGACGATCCCGAGTTCCGGGAGCGGTTCGCCCGGGAGGTGGCGGCAGCGCGCATGGTCAGCGGGGCCTTCACCGCGCCCGTGATCGATGCCGATCCGCGGGCCGAGCGGCCATGGCTGGCTACCGCCTACGTGCCGGGCCCGTCACTAGACGAGGCGATCAAGGAATTCGGGCCTCTGCCGACCGCGTCGGCCGCAGCCCTGGGCGCCGGCATCGCCGAGGCGCTGGCCGCGGTGCACGCCGCCGGGGTGGTCCACCGCGATCTGAAGCCGTCGAACATCCTGCTCGCCGCCGACGGACCGCGGGTCATCGACTTCGGCATCGCGCGTTCGGTCGAGAACGTCGCCATGACCACGACGGGCGAGCTGATCGGCACGGCCGGGTTCACCGCGCCCGAGCAGCTCACCCATGCCCGGGGCGGCGTCGCCCCGGTCGGCACGGCGGCCGACGTCTTCGCGCTGGGAGCCGTACTCGCCGTCGTCACCACCGGCCAGGGCCCGTTCGGTCGCGGCAGCACGGTGGAGATCCACGCCCGGGTGCTCCACAACCCTCCAGCGATCGGCGGTGTGCCGCCGACGCTGCGCGACCTGGTGAGCCGGTGCCTGGCCAAGGACCCACGCCACCGGCCGTCGGTGGACGAGGTACTCGGAACCCTGACCAACGGCGGCATCACGATGCCCGACCTGAGCCAGCCCGGCTGGCTGCCACCGCGGCTGACGCAGGCGATCCAGTCGGCCCCGTCGTTTCCCGGCGGCACGGATGCGCACCACCGAGCCCTGACTCCGCCGTCGACGCGGCCGCCCTACCAGGGATGGCCCGAAGTCTCCACGGTCACGCCGCCCCCGCCGGCGGGTGGCGGCACACCGGCGGTTACCCCGCCGCCAGCCCGGCCCACGCCACGGCGGCCGGCCATCCTCGCGGGCGGGTCGCTCGCCGTGGCCGTCGTGGCGAGCGCCGTGTTCCTGAGCCGCTGCGGCAACACCCCGATTCTGCCTCCGCCCGCTCCCAGCACATCGCCCGTGACGATTCCCGACTCGCCATCGGGCAGGCCACCGAGCACGCCGCCGACCGCGGCCCCGTTCAGCTTCGACCCGCGATCCGCCGCGCAGTACAGCTGCGCGCAAACCGTCGACTCGGTGACGAACGGCAACACACAACCGGTCGATCTGACGTTCCAGAACAACCGTTCAGAACCGGTCCGGATCTATGTCCACGACGGCTTCGGCACCCGGCGGGCGCTGCAATACCCGGTCCTCGAACCGGGCAAGTCCACGACCATCACCGACGCGACGACCACCAAGGTCTACGAGGTGACGAACGACAACCTGATCTGCGAGGGGGTCTTCATCCCGTCCTCCGGCTCGACGGAGGTGACGATCTCCTAA
- a CDS encoding SAM-dependent methyltransferase — MVWFFDGLELLKPGVVSTPLWRPGRRACSKVLDSYTGFARIPPTPEPATAPLARRGRSALRRSSPPSSRRTG, encoded by the coding sequence CTGGTCTGGTTCTTCGACGGCCTAGAGCTGCTGAAGCCCGGCGTCGTCTCGACCCCGCTGTGGCGCCCGGGCCGCCGGGCCTGCAGCAAGGTGCTCGACTCGTACACCGGGTTCGCCCGCATCCCGCCGACCCCCGAGCCAGCCACCGCTCCGCTGGCTCGGCGCGGCCGGAGCGCGCTTAGGAGATCGTCACCTCCGTCGAGCCGGAGGACGGGATGA
- a CDS encoding SAM-dependent methyltransferase produces the protein MLILFGVMANVIDDDEAYAIVRKLVGAAPSGSYLALNDGTASPARDEAIRRNPGTPLTGPGLRRNWSGSSTA, from the coding sequence GTGCTGATCCTGTTCGGCGTCATGGCCAACGTGATCGACGACGACGAGGCGTACGCGATCGTCCGCAAGCTCGTTGGCGCGGCGCCGAGCGGGAGCTACCTGGCCCTCAACGACGGCACCGCGAGCCCTGCTCGGGACGAGGCGATCCGGCGCAACCCCGGAACGCCCCTTACCGGTCCAGGACTTCGGAGGAACTGGTCTGGTTCTTCGACGGCCTAG
- a CDS encoding MFS transporter — protein sequence MAVLVLPCLIVSMDVSVLLFAMPFVSGDLRPSGTQLLWIMDIYGFVLAGLLITMGALGDRIGRRRLLLIGAVAFGAASVAAAYAGSAGMLIGARAVLGLAGATLMPSTLALIRNMFPDAGQRKTAITVWTGAMTGGVTVGPIVGGLLLDHFWWGSAFLLNLPAMALLLLLGPFLLPEYRNPAAGRFDTLGSLLSLAAVLPVIYGIKELAVYGYAPLPVAATVAGAGVGAVFVHRLRTIAYPLIDLRLFRNRTYSASVGVNMVTNFATLGFSLYTMQCLQVVHAMSPLKAALWSLSVTPFIVAAMTVAATAGKKVRPAYVIAAGLLLSACGLAVTTRVHAHQSLAVILTGAGLLAAGMLVATTLTADLILTAAPTEQAGAASAVSETGSELGGALGFAILGPIGTAVYHHRMAGQRRRCPRPGRASPAGGRPRGIHPRPEPAGLVRSARPSVRGPDRPRRPARRATPGPGGAREPRGAGGGAWPEADRLDDRRAVTGKAVEPRCFG from the coding sequence TTGGCGGTACTGGTGCTGCCGTGTCTAATCGTGTCGATGGACGTGAGCGTGCTGCTGTTCGCGATGCCGTTTGTCAGCGGCGATCTGCGGCCGTCAGGCACCCAGCTGCTATGGATCATGGACATCTACGGCTTCGTGTTGGCCGGCCTGCTGATCACGATGGGCGCGCTGGGTGACCGGATCGGCCGGCGCAGGCTGTTGCTGATCGGCGCGGTGGCCTTCGGCGCCGCGTCGGTTGCCGCGGCCTACGCCGGCAGCGCCGGCATGCTGATCGGCGCGCGGGCGGTGCTGGGTCTCGCGGGCGCGACGTTGATGCCCTCGACGCTGGCGCTGATCCGGAACATGTTCCCGGACGCGGGTCAGCGCAAGACCGCCATCACGGTGTGGACCGGCGCGATGACCGGCGGCGTCACGGTAGGCCCGATCGTCGGTGGCCTGCTGCTGGACCACTTCTGGTGGGGCTCGGCGTTCCTGCTCAACCTGCCCGCGATGGCACTGCTGCTCCTGCTCGGCCCGTTCCTGCTGCCGGAGTACCGCAACCCGGCCGCCGGCCGGTTCGACACGCTCGGCTCGCTGCTGTCGCTGGCCGCCGTGCTGCCGGTCATCTACGGCATCAAGGAACTCGCGGTGTACGGCTACGCACCGCTGCCGGTCGCGGCCACCGTGGCTGGCGCCGGCGTCGGCGCCGTCTTCGTGCACCGGCTGCGAACGATCGCGTACCCGCTGATCGATCTACGCCTGTTCCGGAACCGGACCTACAGCGCGTCGGTGGGTGTCAACATGGTGACCAATTTTGCGACCCTGGGCTTCAGCCTCTACACGATGCAGTGCCTGCAGGTCGTCCACGCCATGAGCCCCTTGAAGGCCGCGCTGTGGTCGCTGTCAGTGACACCGTTCATCGTCGCCGCGATGACGGTCGCCGCAACCGCGGGCAAGAAGGTCCGGCCCGCTTACGTCATCGCCGCCGGTCTGCTGCTGTCGGCCTGCGGGCTCGCCGTGACCACCCGGGTCCACGCGCACCAGTCCCTGGCCGTCATCCTGACCGGGGCCGGACTGCTCGCCGCCGGAATGCTGGTCGCCACCACGCTCACCGCCGACCTGATCCTGACCGCCGCCCCCACCGAGCAGGCCGGCGCCGCGTCGGCCGTCTCGGAAACCGGCAGCGAACTCGGCGGAGCACTGGGCTTTGCCATCCTCGGCCCGATCGGCACCGCCGTTTACCACCATCGGATGGCCGGGCAGCGCCGCCGATGTCCACGGCCCGGCCGGGCGAGTCCTGCTGGAGGCCGCCCGCGCGGCATTCACCCAAGGCCTGAACCTGCCGGGCTTGTCCGGAGCGCTCGTCCTAGCGTCCGCGGCCCTGATCGCCCTCGCCGTCCTGCGCGACGTGCCACCCCCGGCCCCGGCGGAGCACGCGAGCCCCGAGGCGCCGGCGGCGGCGCCTGGCCCGAGGCTGACCGACTCGATGACCGGCGGGCGGTGACCGGCAAGGCAGTCGAGCCTCGCTGTTTCGGTTGA
- a CDS encoding ferredoxin reductase family protein gives MPATAPTAGLRPPPRSEIPRRPAGPRPSFQPDEVLAAILVGALAVAVWPIILAFRGPQPVQLPVVVAHASGMLAGYGVAVLVGLMSRAPAFERGVGADRLSAWHSRGGRIVVLLVLAHAWAAVVSWANSRGESLWLAAWHVLRLPWLVATTVGTLLLLAVAGLSIRHVRRRVSYERWHTFHLLVYIGVALSFVHQLAGPDLAGHRLLQVLWALLYTHVFALVLRHRVLTPLRNATRHRMRVSAVLPETPGVVSVIVEGRDLEELRAESGQFFRWRFLTPDLWTTAHPFSLSAPPTSTHLRLTVKALGDGSTRLQDLEPGTWVVAEGPYGAMTADRRTRRDVLLVAGGVGITPLRALFETIPLGSGQDLLLLYRARAHADAIFRDELDQIARRPGARVQYLIGDQVGPMSTELFQHLVPNLLDRDVYLCGPPGMATAVRRSLKDAGLPEMQLHEERFDF, from the coding sequence ATGCCGGCGACCGCGCCGACCGCCGGCCTCCGCCCGCCGCCGCGATCCGAGATACCGCGCCGGCCGGCCGGGCCCCGGCCAAGCTTCCAGCCCGACGAGGTTCTGGCCGCCATCCTGGTCGGCGCGCTCGCGGTCGCCGTCTGGCCGATCATCCTCGCGTTCCGGGGCCCGCAACCCGTGCAGCTTCCAGTTGTGGTGGCCCATGCCAGCGGCATGCTGGCCGGCTACGGGGTGGCGGTGTTGGTGGGGCTCATGTCCCGGGCCCCGGCCTTCGAACGCGGGGTGGGGGCTGACCGGCTGTCGGCCTGGCACAGCCGCGGCGGCCGCATCGTCGTCCTCCTCGTGCTCGCGCACGCCTGGGCCGCGGTGGTGTCCTGGGCCAACAGCCGAGGGGAAAGCTTGTGGCTCGCGGCCTGGCACGTGTTGCGCCTGCCGTGGCTGGTCGCGACCACGGTCGGGACGCTGCTGCTACTGGCGGTGGCGGGTCTGTCGATCCGACATGTCCGCCGGCGGGTGTCATACGAGCGGTGGCACACGTTCCACCTGCTGGTCTACATAGGTGTCGCACTGAGCTTCGTGCACCAGCTCGCCGGGCCCGACCTCGCGGGACATCGTCTCCTGCAAGTGCTGTGGGCGCTGCTGTACACACACGTGTTCGCTCTCGTCCTGCGGCACCGCGTCCTCACACCGCTGCGCAACGCCACCCGGCACCGCATGCGGGTAAGCGCGGTGCTGCCCGAGACGCCTGGGGTGGTGTCCGTGATCGTGGAAGGGCGGGACCTGGAGGAGCTGCGAGCCGAATCGGGACAGTTCTTTCGCTGGCGGTTCCTGACGCCCGACCTCTGGACAACCGCCCACCCCTTCTCGTTGTCCGCGCCGCCGACCAGCACTCATCTCCGGCTGACTGTGAAGGCGCTCGGCGACGGCAGCACCCGGCTACAGGACCTGGAACCCGGCACGTGGGTGGTCGCCGAAGGCCCCTACGGGGCAATGACCGCCGATCGCCGCACCCGGCGCGATGTGCTGCTCGTCGCCGGCGGCGTCGGCATCACCCCCCTGCGAGCGTTGTTCGAGACCATCCCGCTGGGCTCTGGCCAGGACCTCCTCCTGCTGTATCGAGCTCGGGCGCACGCGGACGCCATCTTCAGGGACGAGCTCGACCAGATCGCCCGACGCCCCGGTGCCCGGGTGCAGTACCTGATCGGCGACCAGGTCGGGCCGATGTCAACCGAACTTTTCCAGCACCTTGTCCCCAACCTGCTCGACCGCGACGTCTACCTCTGCGGCCCGCCAGGCATGGCCACCGCCGTGCGGCGCTCGTTGAAGGACGCCGGCCTGCCCGAGATGCAGCTTCACGAAGAGCGGTTCGACTTCTGA
- a CDS encoding BlaI/MecI/CopY family transcriptional regulator: MELFGDLEAEVMDRMWARVEPATVRDILEGLKQERAIAYTTVMTVMDRLFQKGWLSRERVGRSYTYATTLTRSEYTARQLNEVLSGTDNRGMALLHFVRSMQAAEVEALNDALRWRAQDKGAD; encoded by the coding sequence ATGGAGCTGTTCGGCGACCTCGAGGCCGAGGTGATGGACCGGATGTGGGCGCGCGTGGAACCGGCGACCGTACGTGACATCCTCGAGGGGCTGAAGCAGGAGCGCGCCATCGCCTACACCACGGTCATGACGGTCATGGACCGGCTCTTCCAGAAGGGCTGGCTGTCCAGGGAACGCGTCGGCCGCTCGTACACCTATGCCACGACGCTGACCCGCAGCGAGTACACCGCCCGGCAGCTGAACGAGGTGCTGTCCGGCACCGACAACCGAGGCATGGCGCTGCTGCACTTCGTCCGGTCGATGCAGGCCGCCGAGGTCGAGGCGCTCAACGACGCGCTGCGCTGGCGGGCCCAGGACAAGGGCGCCGACTGA
- a CDS encoding M56 family metallopeptidase, with protein MTAPLLASHILAMLFLTPRLLRGSSWTRRAPRLGIGVWTAACLSTLAAVCLAGALLIVPLLTVGHAIISLVLVCDISLHHVSRTTASLAMDVTGAGVIAVIAARILYATTTVALPQRRLRRRHADAVRVLGHRHPTRGDILVLEHPVPAVYCLPTHHRLIVVTEGALALLDPPLLDAVIAHEHAHLRGHHYLITTVTAVLARAFPRLPLFTVANDEVRRLAEMAADDSAARRCTPHTVARALLDLVAGQVPAPVLGMAGVGTAERVRRLLAPSRPISPAARYLAAASATALLVMPIAVPTVPALVDDAAHCPPAVTAGATPRPTH; from the coding sequence ATGACGGCCCCCCTGCTAGCCAGCCATATCCTGGCGATGCTGTTCCTCACGCCACGGCTGCTTCGCGGTTCCTCGTGGACCCGCAGGGCGCCGAGGCTCGGTATCGGCGTCTGGACCGCCGCGTGCCTGTCCACCCTCGCCGCGGTCTGCCTCGCCGGCGCCCTGCTGATCGTGCCGCTGCTGACCGTCGGCCACGCGATCATCTCGCTGGTCCTCGTGTGTGACATCTCGTTGCACCACGTGTCCCGCACCACGGCCTCGCTCGCCATGGACGTCACCGGGGCCGGCGTCATAGCGGTCATCGCGGCGCGCATCCTGTACGCGACAACGACCGTCGCGCTACCCCAGCGACGGCTGCGACGCAGGCACGCCGACGCGGTACGGGTACTCGGTCATCGTCACCCCACCCGCGGCGACATCCTCGTCCTCGAGCACCCCGTCCCGGCCGTCTACTGCCTGCCCACCCACCACCGGCTCATCGTCGTCACCGAGGGCGCCCTCGCGCTGCTCGACCCGCCGCTGCTCGACGCCGTGATCGCCCACGAGCACGCCCACCTGCGCGGCCACCACTACCTGATCACCACCGTCACCGCGGTACTCGCCCGCGCCTTCCCCAGGCTGCCTCTGTTCACCGTCGCCAACGACGAGGTACGCCGCCTGGCCGAGATGGCCGCCGACGACAGTGCAGCCCGCCGCTGCACCCCGCACACCGTCGCCCGCGCACTGCTCGACCTGGTCGCCGGCCAGGTACCCGCACCCGTGCTCGGGATGGCCGGCGTTGGCACCGCTGAAAGAGTGCGCCGGCTACTCGCCCCCAGCCGTCCGATCAGCCCGGCCGCGCGCTACCTCGCCGCCGCCAGCGCCACCGCGCTGCTGGTCATGCCCATCGCCGTTCCGACAGTGCCCGCCCTCGTCGACGACGCCGCCCACTGCCCCCCAGCCGTTACCGCGGGCGCCACACCACGGCCGACGCACTGA
- a CDS encoding DUF4362 domain-containing protein, with protein sequence MAAPRLARLILLAAALTGWLTLAACGRNPPPRSPTAGEQPFTAIDVLDCGSERIDLDHLVAGDARRCFVEAVAARQAATLTSTATTTEGDPIVYTLSSDPSGAITVIEDTSKDHFRGVGTPDRTRYVCVSIDDSRETRPHVGDVVVTHLHGCSTPAAQT encoded by the coding sequence ATGGCAGCCCCACGTCTCGCCCGGCTCATCCTGCTTGCCGCCGCTCTGACCGGCTGGCTGACGTTGGCCGCCTGTGGTCGCAACCCACCGCCGCGATCGCCGACCGCTGGCGAACAGCCGTTCACCGCGATAGACGTGCTGGACTGTGGCAGCGAGCGGATCGATCTCGACCACCTGGTAGCCGGAGACGCGCGCCGGTGTTTCGTCGAGGCGGTCGCGGCTCGTCAGGCCGCGACGCTGACGAGCACCGCGACGACGACCGAGGGCGACCCGATCGTCTACACCCTCAGCAGCGACCCAAGCGGCGCCATCACGGTAATCGAAGACACGAGCAAGGACCACTTCCGCGGCGTCGGCACTCCAGACCGCACGCGCTACGTCTGCGTCTCGATCGACGACAGCCGTGAGACACGGCCCCACGTGGGCGATGTCGTCGTCACGCACCTCCACGGGTGCTCCACACCCGCCGCCCAGACTTGA